Below is a genomic region from Gopherus evgoodei ecotype Sinaloan lineage chromosome 17, rGopEvg1_v1.p, whole genome shotgun sequence.
GGAGCTGGCGAAAGGGGCCCATCCCTGGGGAAGGCAGACTGGCTCTGTGGGGGGCTGGCGGAAGGGGCCCATCCCTTGGGAGGGCAGACCGGCTCTGCgggggggctggcaggaggggccCATCCCTGGGGAGGGCAcaccagctctgcaaggggctgGCGGGAGGGACCCATCCCTGGGGAAGGCAGACTGGCTCTGTGGGGGGCTGGCGGAAGGAGCCCATCCCTGGGGAGGGCAGACCGGCTCTGcggggggctggcaggaggggccTATCTCTGGGAAGGGCAGGCCggctctgcaggcaggactgacAGGAGGGGCCTGTCCCAGGAGAGGGCTCTgcagcggggtggggtggggaggagcagggcgaAGGGGCCCATCCCTGGGGAAGGCAGACTGGCTCTGTGGGGGGCTGGCGGAAGGAGCCCATCCCTGGGGAGGGCAGACCGGCTCTGCGGGGGGCTGGCACGAGGGGCCTATCTCTGGGAAGGGCAGGCCggctctgcaggcaggactgacAGGAGGGGCCTGTCCCAGGAGAGGGCTCTGCagcgggatggggtggggaggagctgggcgAAGGGGCCCATCCGTGGGGAAGGCAGACTGGCTCTGTGGGGGGCTGGCGGAAGGGGCCCATCCCTGGGGAGGGCAGACCGGCTCTGcggggggctggcaggaggggccTATCTCTGGGAAGGGCAGGCTggctctgcaggcaggactgacAGGAGGGGCCTGTCCCAGGAGAGGGCTCTgcagcggggtggggtggggaggagctggcGGGATGGGCCCATCCCTAGCTCTCCGAGGCTGTGTGGCACACAGAGTTCTGATCAGCACAAAATCTCTTCAGAGGCGGCGCCCCAGAATCCTCCTCTTCAGTTTCCTGGAACAGCAGGAAAGCAGAGGTCACGGGCGATGCGGGatgcagctcccagctctgcgcaCAACTCTGCCACGGCCCTGGGGTCTCTGCTCACAGGGAGCCAACAGCACTGAAGAGAAGGGCGGAGACTACTTTCTGACCATGAGGTTCAGCGGCCCATAGCATCCTGCCTGGGCCACAAGTGGCACCAACAGCACAGGCTTGCTCCCAGCAGTGCCATGCCTGGATTCAAGGCCCAGGACACTCCACGGCAAATGCTCGCACTTCTGAGGCCAGGCCTCTGGTTGGGGCAGCTCCAATGACCTGACACAGGGAGGCATTTTAATGAACTACACCTGATAAgaacagcaggctcagggcagtGACCCGGGATATTTATTGTGATTCTTTCAGgctgtccccacattttcagttttccagGCACTATCGATTTTGGCACTCACAGCTCAAAACTGCAGCACAGAAACAGCTGGAGAAGCTGGGCAGAAGGCAGCCCAAGACTGTGGGGAAAGTATATTAGCTGGATGCTTCTGCTGAAATGAGCAGCAGTGAAACAGTTCATAATGCTGACACATCATGTGCCATCGTTCGATTTCCGAGTCAGTGCACCGGAGGGATGAAGGGTGGAGTTTGAGCCTGTACATACGCAGGGAAggctctgcttccccttccccttacCTGAGTCTCAAGAGGGACAGGCTCCTCCTTCGTGAGAGTGGGAGGCTCATCTGCAACTTGCGAGGGAGGCAAGCAGGGctctggaagggaagggagagggttaCGGATGTGCTGGCCCCGTGACGCTGATGTTAGCAGCAAGAACTCTGCCTGGCCTCACCAAGTGAGCCAGCCAGCTATGCCCCTTGGCCTGCAGGCACAACACACTCCCAGGACTCAGTGGGGAGCACCATGCCTACAGGGCATTCAGGTCTCTGCTGCCGTTGCACCACAGAGAGGCCTAGGAAAAGCCAGCACCATGTTGGACACGCAGCAGCATTaacatagcagtgctgctgcaaACATGCCCAGCCATGCTTCCTGCACAGGAACATGGCAGCAAATGCCCTCCCGGGGCAAGGAGCAGAAACTCACCCAGCCCATCACGCGCAGCTGCACTGTGCTTCTCCCAGGGCTCACCAGGCCCAGAATGGCTGGCTGAACTGCACCTTCCTCAGGGCCCGCCCCCGCCAGCATCTCCTCTCCCAGTGCAGCTGGCCGCATCATACCTTCCAGGATCTCCTGCCCCAGTGTAGGTGGCTGCGAATCGTCCGTGCGGAAGTCGGACGTATGTGCAGGACTCATTGACTCGCTCTGTTGGGGGCTGAGGCTCGAGTTTGGGCTGCTGTCGACCTTGAGCTGGTAAACGTCCGATAAGGAGCTCTGGTTACTGGTCTCATCTGAAAAACCATCAGCATGTTAGGGGGGATGCCTGGCTCACCACTGCAGTAACACAAGAAGCCCAGcgggggggggtgcgggggggccGCACTGAAAGATAGCACCCACAGAGAACAGcccaagggagcagggaggattcCCATGCCAGCAGAAGAGCTCTGCACCCACCTCTCCCTATGGGGCTCTCAAGCCATGTATGCTAGGCTGCCCTGGATTTCCAGGGTTAGTTATATGGTCAATCCCCAGGATACCACTCCTCCGAGAAAAGAAAAGGCCCAAGCATGGGaagagagagcaggcagaggaggggtCCTGGGGTGTTTGCTGAGCAAAGAGCCCCTGACGTGACAATGGGACACAAAGCTGTTCAGCAGCAGTTCCCAGGCTGTACTGGTTCCTGTTCCACTGTCTGACATCACCGTGAAGTGACTGTCTGGACCCCCAGACTCCCATCCCCATCCGGGACCCCTGCTCTACCAGGTATAGTCACAGAGCACATCAGGGAATACAGTCCAGGTGGCCTCAGGCTGGCCAAGTCTCCTGTACACCTCCCCTCGGCAGGCAGCCAACCCCAGAGTGTGCATGGCTATGAGATGTTGAGGCCTTTCCACTCTGCCTACAGAGACGCAGAGAGGCCAGAGTTCTCAGCAGCTTATGAGCTCCGGAGACCTTGGAATTGCCTTTGATAGAACTGGAGGGGTAGGGAAATGCCAAAGCCCATCTCCTCCCCGAATCCTTTCATCACAGAGTGCTCCTAATCCCTGGGGCTAAGACCTCCATTGCTCCTAAAGCCCTTATGGCTGAATGGAATGGGCCAAGGAACAAGACCGGCCTTAATATTAAAATCCATCCTGGATCCACCACAGACTTGGGGGTAAAATACTGGGCATAGTCCCCCTTCCTGCCTGCAACCCCTGCTGTGAGACACAAACAAAGGCTACCTGGAAGCCCCAGGACTACCTCCCGGTTTCTAGGATTCCTACAGCAGCCTTTCCAAGGAGAGGCCCTGAAGGGGCAGGGGTTGAGAGCAAGCCTGCCCCACATTCACCCTGCAGTGATGGCTCgtgtcctgtggggctgggcacagctccatgctctgggtattGCAACCTGGCTCACGGGGTCACAGCACCACTTGCTCATGTTTGGcctggccacatctgcagctgtGGGGGGTCGGTGTCCCCTTGGCAGGGCGAGGACAGAGAaagcagtggaggaggaggaggctgaccTATGATTTTGCGCACACACATCCGCCCATGAATTTGGACTCTGGGCGGATGGctaaaaaagacaaaatgcagcTGGCGGGTCGTTTCGGTAAAACGTTTGTGAGCCACTGTCCTAAAGTGAGACATACCCAGAAGAGCTTCTTCATAAGAGTGGAGGAGATCCCTGTGCCAGTCGCTGCAGGGGGTGGTGTAGGACAGGTGTGCTGGCTGCAGGCCGCTaacagcctctccccacagcacACACTGGAGAGAAGGGAGTCGGAGCAGGATAGGCAGGTATTCAAGCCCATGCTCTGTGTTTCTAGCtttcaactgccagaagctgggagtggatgacaggatggatcactcaataattactTGTTTtgctcatttcctctggggcaccaggcattggacactgtcagaagacaggatactaggctagatgaaccattggtctgacgcaATATGTCCGTTCTTACGCATCAGAACAATATCCCTTGTGGAAATCTGCATTGCTCCTGGGGGAATATGCACGACAGAGATACTAATGACACCTCAATATTTACAAAATCCTCTTGGTGTGAATGGTAGCAGTGCCCTCCTCCTGCCAGCCTGCATTCTGGGGGTAGGCAGACTCACCCTGGAActccaggaggagggaggagttggCAGATGAGTCCACTGGGAAGCCATTGGGTTCTCGGGCAGTGCTGCTACTTGTTTTGGACTTCTCTTTcttggagagagagaacaggagatTAACAGAGTCACACTCAgcaagcagaggggagagaggcagcaggcCCTTGTGGAGCACTGCCCTCCccaggcagcagcaacagcacagaGCCAGAGGGGCATTCGCCTATGGACACTGTGCCTGCCCAGGCCACAAGTGCAGCGAATGGGGGGGGCTATGTCACATCACAGATGCTGCGTGGATTGCTGGGCCTACTCCCGAGCCTGAAGTCCATTGCAAAAGGAAGGTTTTGCCTTCCAGATCCTCTCTGGGGATTTCCCAATGAGCACACTGGCCAAAGACCCATCCGCCCCAAAACTCCTGTCCTAGAGACCCCCTTAGAAAAGCAACAATTTGTTCACTGTTCTCTGACTagtgaggggcagccaggggaaaCTacaccctttgtttgtttttctgggaGCCCCACAGGTTTGTTTGAGCCATGCAGAGGAGATCCCCAAGACCAGACCTTCCTGGTGGGAGCTGAGCTGACATTCTGAAGGGCAGAACTAGAGTCCATTCCCCTCATCAGTGAGGCATGGCCTCCTCCTCTCCAGCCAGCGCATACAATCCTCAAGTGCATTTCTTACAGCAGACCCAGCACTTACCTCCTTACTGTCTGCTACAGGAACCCACTTGAATATCCGAAGGGATGTGTCTCCGACCGTCACCCACTTCTTCTCCCTACCACCAAGCAGGAGACAGGTTTACAACCAGCAGAGCCAACCACCTCTTCCAACCACACAACCGAGGAAGCCCTGGCAGTTACTCAGGACCCAGCCATTAAATTCAGATCAGGATCAtgcctgtgctgctgcttctgcataTACTTACCTAGGCAGGATGAGAAACAGAGTGAAATGGACACAATCTCACCACAAAACTCTCCAGAAAAGCAACGGCAGCAGAAAAGGTGCTAGGGGACCACTGAGGGCTAGGAATACAAACACTCCTCTGGAATCAGGGGTTGTGGGACCACTATCTCCTTGACCCCCCAGAGTGGTCCTTTTCGAATTATTTCCAGAGCAGGGCTTTCCTAGCCCACTGACTTGGCTGGAAAAGAGAGGGGGTCTCTGCTCACTCAGATGCTCAGCAtggctctctctctttcctagttTTTATACTGGTGCTTCTCACCCTCCCATCACCAGGGCCAAGGTGCAGCGGTGTCGAAATCTGCACTCTGCCTGCAGAACTGGTTTGCAGTGACGGAGTCAATCCCTCCTTGCTGAAACAAGGGTAGGAATGTAGTGGTTGACGGGGATGGGAGAGTTAGACATTCTGCAGAGGATCCACTCAGAGCAGGAGCTGATTTACAGTTGTCTGTGGGCCCTTGGGACTGTAAAGAAAACCATGAAAACTTGGCCACCCTGGTGTTCCACTTCCATGGGCTTTTACGGCAGCCACGGGTTTAATTTTGCTTGATCTCACACTGAAAGGCTAACGCCAGTTCACCCAACTGCAAAATGTGTGCCTGAGCCAGTGGGTCAGGGCAGTCAAAGGCACCTGAATGTTAGGCTGGCCACATTAAACCATTGGCTATGAAACTGATGTGCCTTAAGTGTCAGCCTGCTGAGCTCTTGGCTCAGGGGAACTTTGACCAGGGGCAGCCGCCTCCATCTGTCTGAAAGTTACCCATGACTTCTCTGACAAAATTGTGAGTTCATCAATCAGTaccgtaagctctttggggcaggaggtggTCTTTTGTATTAGAACAGCATTTAACACATTGTGGGTGctactgaaataataataatgcagtaACCTGTGCTATTCATTTGGATATTAAATTCAGTGTATTCCTCTATTTTCAGTATGTTGCAAATTTGTGTGTTGACAATGAATAACTGCTTCCTAAAGTTGTCAAGGTGGAGGACGCTGGAGGTTTTGGCAGGTGTGGATGGGACTTTCAGCACTTTGCAGAGGGTGGGAAGCAGTTTGGGATGGTGGGATAAACAGGAGCCTTGGGTACCATTCCCAAAACGAAGGAGGTGATGTCCCCTCTTACGACATCCAATACCCCAGGGCTACCTGAGATATGGGAGACCTATGTTTGAATCCTTACCATAGGCTCCAAAGCAAAAGGACACTGGGCTATTGAGTGTAAGGGAGGTGACTACCTAGATTCTGTGACATACTTtccacatacttttttttttgtaaacagtttaaaataccccaaaactggaacaaaatgtttcctttctaacatttggaattgccagtgaactgaaaaaccagatatttgcccagctctagtcccTACTCAGGAGCTCTACCTTGTGTAATGACCCCTGCCATTCTCCCCCCGAGTTTAACTGCTGTAAGGACAGCAGACGGGGGATCTCTACTACGCCGCTGCCAGCCTCCCGGGGAGAGACTGCTCCTGTTCTGCACGGCTCTGTTTCGGGACCGCCTTTCCTGAGAATAGCCGCAGCCCCACCATCGCCCGGCGCTGTGGCGAAGCAGGAGGGAATTAGTTCTTCAACCGATTTAGGATCCAAGGTCACGCGACAGGCGTCAGCTGGAGGCAGGGGCCGGACCTGGGACTGACTCAGTCTTGTGAACGGCACTGGGGGGCCCTAGAGCAGGGATCCGGCTCCAGCGCAGCGGCTGCACGGCTCAGCTCTCTGCCGAGCCGGTCCGACCCCAACACGCGGGGACGCCCCCGAGCCGGGCGGCGCGTAACACCGGCCCGCGCACCGGCAGcgtcccccgccccgccccgccccgttCCGTTACACCAGCGGGACCCTGGGGCGGGGCTTGCCAGCTACGCACTCAGCGGCGGGGCCGAGCCCGGCCTGCGACCCTGGGCCGCTCCCACCCGGCCAATAACCCCGCGTTACGCGGGACAGGCTGGGTCCGTGTGGGCGGGCAACCCGGGGCCCTGGTCACAGAAGAGCCCGCCTCCTCAGCCCGCGGGGCCTGATTGACCGCGGAGCATGTCCATCTACAGGCCCCTCAGAGGAGCACGCCTGGAGGGAGTTGTGATTGGGCGTAGCCCCTGCCAATCGGAACTATTCGTGTCCCCGCCCCTCTCAAACCGTAAGGAGAGGTAATTGGATGTTCCCCAGCTGGCCCCGCCGCTGGCTCTGGAGGCGCTTTGATTGGCTAGTCTCCATCGGAGTCCCACCACCGAGGCCGAGGAGGCACGGTGATTGGCTACAAGCTTCGAGGCCCCGCCCCCAGACCCCGCCTCTCACCATTTGCGGACCCGCTCGATGGCCGCCATCACTTTTTTGATGTCATCTTTGGCGCGGCTGCGGGTTTCAGCTCGCACGGAGCGGCCCGACATGGCGTCCGGAGCCCCGGCAACCACGGCTCCGCAGCACCGCCGCCACGGCCCGCCCCCCGCGCATGCGCGCGACCCGCCCCACCCACACCCCGCGCGTAATGCGTCAGCGCGCCCGCTCCGCCCGCCAGGGGGAAGAGCGCTGTTACCCAGTGCACATGCGCAgctccgccccgccccgcccccttgGGTGTACGCGTGTAGGGAGGAGGTGCGAGAGCGGCTGCGGTGCTGGCGTTGTGGGTGGTGGAGACTCGCCCCGGGGAAGTCGGCTCCTCGCGGGCAGGGACGTGCCACCCCCCCGCGCTGCACACGGTAGCGGTACTGCCGAGGGGTGAGAGGTCAGCGGCAGAGCCGGGCGCCAAACATGTTTGTGGGCCCCCATAGGGGCaatggggtggggcggggaggtcagtccccagagcgaagggccagccaggggcaatggagCGTGGTgtggggaggtcagtccccagagcgaggggccagccGGGGGCAATGGGGTGCGGCGGTCAGGCCCCAGAGCAATGGGtcggccaggggcaatgggggacGGGGTGGGGCGGTCAGTCCCCGGAGCGAGGGGccggccaggggcaatgggggggcGGGGCGGTCAGTCCCCGGAGCGAGGGGCCGGCcaggggcagtggggtgcagggcggggCGGTCAGTCCCCGCAGCGAGGGGCCAGCTGGGGGCAATGGGGCGCGGGgcggggaggtcagtccccagagcaaggggccagccgggggcaatggggcatggggTGGTCAGTCCATGGAGCGAGGGGCCGGCCGGGGGCGGTGGGGCCCGGGGTGGGGTGGTCAGTCCACGGAGCGAGGGGTCAGCTGGGGGCAATGGGGCACAGGGCGGGGCGGTCAGTCCCCGGAGTGAGGGGCCGGCCAGGAGCAGTGGGGCGTGGCGTGGGGTGGTCAGTTCCCGGAGCGAGGGGCCGGGCGGGGCCAGTGGGGCACGGCGTGGTCAGTCCCCGGAGCAAGGGGCTAGCTGGGTGCAATGGGGCATGGCAGGAGTAGCCCCACTCTGCCCAGTTGCGTGTGAGGACACTATTTACAAGCTGGCAGTTGCCAGACACACAGTCACCCACCCAaccctgtgctgccagcctgcCCCTTTCTCTCCAGGGTTGGCCTGTGCCGCGCCACACAGCCCCCTCTCCACCCAAAGCCCCATaggttccagccctggagcacccacagaaaaaaaaagtgtatgtgctcagcacccactggcagccctgccgatcagatcctcccccacatccccagtgcctcccacctgccgctgatcagctgttcagcagtgggcAGGAaatgctgtgggggaggggaggagaaggggcaggaagaggtgggggcactctgggcaggtgtggaatggggcaggaagaggcaggggtggagcgggggcaggaagCCGTTGGTGGCAGGGCCTTGAGGGAAAGGGTGGACTGGGGACAGGGCTTGGGACAGAGCTGAGGTCAAGCACCTGTGGGGAAATCAGAAATTCAGCACCTCAGCAACACCCTCCCCCTGACTCCCTATGTCCAGAGCTCCCCCTAGGATCCCCCTACAAATGCAGACAACCTTGCAGGATGAGACAAGCAAGTGGTGGGCAGGAGGAAGCCAGCAAGCGGAGCAGGtcagggccccttctgagcatgggcccagcACCATGGTGCCGCTGGCACCATTGAAAACCCAGCACTGATCAGAGGTCATCGCCCCATAGAGCTCCTGCCCCAGTAGGCGGGCAATGGGGCGTTGCCGCCCTGAAGTGACCCAGCCTGGGCTGGGTGGCACCTGCTTCCCCAACGGGCCAGGCCAGCGGCTGCCGCATACCCAGTTCCTCCCCTGCTGTGGGGCACAGAGCCCTGCGCGGCAGCCAGCCTTTCCCTGGCAGGGCAGGCCGTGCCCGTCTCCTAGCGCCCAGGCAGACACTCAACAgtcctgcagcctccagcccagcATACAGCAGAAAACACAGAGCTGTTTCTCCTGTGCAGGGCACCCTTCTCCAACAGAGGGGCCCCGCAGCCCAGCAAGTGTCAGCTGCAGTCGACTCAGAGCGACCCATTTCCAACAACTTGCTTCCTTCCCCGAGTTGGTTAGCAGGGCAGCCACAGAACAAAATGCCCCTTTCACAGCAGCTTTTCAATGTGTTTGCTCAGGGTACTTTGACCATGTGGTGTCTGGGGACAGCAGCTGTCACACACCTAGGAATACACCAATGGGAATCCATTGCTCCCTATTAATCGGTCCCATCTAGTCCAGGGTCCTGCTAGCCATGTGGTGTTCTCTGATGCTTTTGTCCAGTTTTATACCTCCCCATAATACACTAAAATCACTTGTCAAGTTTTAGGGCTTGTTATGATTATTTACTGAGATCGCATTTCACAGACAGAGCAAGGTTCACGTGATTCAATTCTACAGCAGGTGCTCTTCTCTTACTTCCTAGTTCAGCTCATGAGGAAATTCGTCAGTCTCACTATTACACTGACAACTAGAGTCTTCTGAGCATGGAAGTAGGGAAATTTTTTACCAGGCTGCATCATTTATCTTCTTTGGTCAATAAACACAGTATTGGCACTTCTTTCAAACAGTGTACTCACTCTCTAGCTTCACGTAATATCCCAACTTTGCTGCAAGCAGTGTGGTTCTAAGGGTTGTATATAGCCAGCATTAGGATCTTGTTATTTTTACATAAAACGGAGCAAATTGAAGCCACCCTAATTTTTAATAGGACTCTCCGAAACTATAGTTGCCAACCATTCCTCTgctatcagcaaatatctgtgaaacccactggcaaagagTCCCATCCccctctgtcacggagtcaccgggcgatgctctggaactgctccccaccaagccaggcaggactttggggagcctcctctcccttggagcagacttgttcagggcaagaagctcacacgtcttcacctcctgggtctctccttggagcattcagcattctctgcccctctgtgcgcttcccacagcgaaccCGCCCCAGCGGATtcctgggggggccacagggtcctgcacccccactttgcagtcagacatgactctcagccagccagtaaaacagaggtttattcgatgacaggaacagggtctaaaacagagcttgtagatacagtgaaccagacccctcggccgggtccattctggggcgcagtgagccagaccctccacatctgccctccactcctcgaccccagccagctccagactaacaaccccccccagcccctcctctctgctcagctcctttcccgggcctggaggtcacctgatccctttgggcttgtctacatcagaaagttgcagcgctggtgagggagttacagcgctgcaacttaggaggtgtacacatctgcagggcatcaccagcgctgcaactccctgtttgcagcgctggccgtactcccgttttgtctcgggtgtagaggatccagcgctggtgatccagcgctggtaatccaatgtagacacttaccagcgcttttcttgacctccgtggaaggaggaagcctctggtaatcaagctggtctcctttcccggtttgctctctcgttcccggaaccccgagcaagcaggtctccttccctgcggtttgctgggtggttcggggaacgcgagagcaaaccgcggcgaagctggtctcctttcccggtttgctctctcgttcccggaaccccgagcaagcaggtctccttccctgcggtttgcagggtggatcggggaacgcgagagcaaaccgcggcgaagctggtctcctttcccggtttgctctctcgttcccggaaccccgagcaagcaggtctccttccctgcggtttgctgggtggttcggggaacgcgagagcaaaccgcggcgaagctggtctcctttcccggtttgctctctagttcccggaaccccgagcaagcaggtctccttccctgaggtttgctgggtggttccgggaacgcgagagcaaaccgcggcgaagctggtctcctttcccggtttgctctctcgttcccggaaccccaagcaagcaggtctccttccctgtggtttgcagggtggttcggggaacgcgagagcaaaccgcggcgaagctggtctcctttcccggtttgctctctcgttcccggaaccccaagcaagcaggtctccttccctgcggtttgctgggtggctccgggaacgcgagagcaaaccgcggcgaagctggtctcctttcccggtttgctctctcgttcccggaaccccgagcaagcaggtctccttccctgcggtttgctgggtggctccgggaacgcgagagcaaaccgcggcgaagctggtctcctttcccggtttgctctctcgttcccggaaccccgagcaagcaggtctccttccctgcggtttgctgggtggctccgggaacgcgagagcaaaccgcggcaaagctggtctcctttcccggtttgctctctcgttcccggaaccccgagcaagcaggtctccttccctgcggtttgcagggtggttcggggaacgcgagagcaaaccgcggcgaagctggtctcctttcccggtttgctctctcgttcccggaaccccgagcaagcaggtctccttccctgcggtttgctgggtggctccgggaacgcgagagcaaaccgcggcgaagctggtctcctttcccggtttgctctcgtgttcccggaaccccccttgaagccgcccaacagcgctgcagtgtggccacatctaacaccacttgcagcgctggttgctgtaagtgtggccactctgcagtgctggccctatacagctgtactaatacagctgtaacaaccagcgctgcaaaattttagatgtagacatggcctcagtctccaacaccttcagctggcacctttgcaggggaggggcccaggccattagttgctaggagacagagtgccaggcatttaggtgcactggccctttgctctgcagcaatcacacacccttattccaccacctagatattaagaactgcataggggacactgaggcaccaacacagtattcagaggaaacatcaagaacattcccagttcatcacacccTCTACTGCTGGTCCACGGAGAATCACAGCCTACCACTATCAGTCATTTACTAGCTTAAGTGGCAGAGATTGGGATGGCAGATGTAAAGGTTTAAATCCTGCTAATTGAGCACATAGGTGTcagtatgatgccacatgatggaatttgtttttttcactttgctgttttaaaaagctaggaaattacacacaaagaacgacattaaaaaaacatttagttTGCAACGTCACAAGTTAGGAAATATcaaaagttaaggttgcatgcaGGTGCACAAAGCACacttaactctggcatttcctcacttttgtgtgcatgactttgcaaccttactgTTCCCTTAATgtggtgtgatagacccaggccagttgggaacagcagagtagccccattggtatccaggaagtgggtgggcaaagtggagacccatcctacagccccgggtgtttaatgtTGCAAAGATGAttggcgccatgaggagggctggggggcccCTCACCGGCAGACACGTCCGGGCCTCCGTCGGGCCAcacagcaatccgtgacctaccccgtaggtgagtaagGAATCACGGAAGAGGCGGACCTGCTGGTAGGCCACGGtggcctgcttcccagtcctcttagcctcccccatgagggccctcacggcccagaggatctgatggaaatctcCCCACCACTGGAGCGCAAGCTGGACCTTGTTACGGGAGCCCGGACGTCCTCAAACTCCCGCAGCTCATCTCTCAGcgtatgggggggtggggttaccGCTCtatgactgtcccccagtggggcccctgtcacagccccatggcccaccgaggtgggcaggcagggggcagacccctgaTGTGGCTCCAATGGGCTGCCGCCACActgcctgccccgctccccaattcagtggggggaggggcggagggaaaacagcagcccctggtgggttggGACAGGGAAATACAGAGGCTGCTCCCTGGGGGGTGGGTATCCTGTGGGAAGGAGTCAGCCCCAGGGGTGGCAATGGCAGCATGGGAAGTGGAGGGGACAAGGATGGGGCTGGCatcagggacagggcaggggtcaggtaggggcagggcagggatcagGAATAGAATCGGGGAGAGGGGCAGAAGCAGGATCCCGA
It encodes:
- the BCL7B gene encoding B-cell CLL/lymphoma 7 protein family member B isoform X2 produces the protein MVGLRLFSGKAVPKQSRAEQEQSLPGRLAAAEKKWVTVGDTSLRIFKWVPVADSKEKEKSKTSSSTAREPNGFPVDSSANSSLLLEFQDETSNQSSLSDVYQLKVDSSPNSSLSPQQSESMSPAHTSDFRTDDSQPPTLGQEILEEPCLPPSQVADEPPTLTKEEPVPLETQETEEEDSGAPPLKRFCADQNSVCHTASES
- the LOC115636500 gene encoding basic proline-rich protein-like isoform X2; its protein translation is MGPFRQPPTEPVCLPHGWAPSPSSSPPHPAAEPSPGTGPSCQSCLQSRPALPRDRPLVPAPRRAGLPSPGMGSFRQPPTEPVCLPQGWAPSPCSSPPHPAAEPSPGTGPSCQSCLQSRPALPRDRPLLPAPRRAGLPSPGMGSFRQPPTEPVCLPQGWVPPASPLQSWCALPRDGPLLPAPPQSRSALPRDGPLPPAPHRASLPSPGMGPSRQPLAEPVCPPQGWVPPSSPPHGWPALPRNRPLLPALCRAGLPSPGMGPFHQPPVLPQCPPTPSRDGSLLAAPHRASLPSPGTALPALLTPLSLPTLPGDRPLPPALCRACLPSPGMGPSH
- the BCL7B gene encoding B-cell CLL/lymphoma 7 protein family member B isoform X1, with the protein product MSGRSVRAETRSRAKDDIKKVMAAIERVRKWEKKWVTVGDTSLRIFKWVPVADSKEKEKSKTSSSTAREPNGFPVDSSANSSLLLEFQDETSNQSSLSDVYQLKVDSSPNSSLSPQQSESMSPAHTSDFRTDDSQPPTLGQEILEEPCLPPSQVADEPPTLTKEEPVPLETQETEEEDSGAPPLKRFCADQNSVCHTASES
- the LOC115636500 gene encoding basic proline-rich protein-like isoform X1, yielding MGPFRQPPTEPVCLPHGWAPSPSSSPPHPAAEPSPGTGPSCQSCLQSRPALPRDRPLVPAPRRAGLPSPGMGSFRQPPTEPVCLPQGWAPSPCSSPPHPAAEPSPGTGPSCQSCLQSRPALPRDRPLLPAPRRAGLPSPGMGSFRQPPTEPVCLPQGWVPPASPLQSWCALPRDGPLPPAPHRASLPSPGMGPFRQLLPTYPAAEPSPGTGPSCQSCLQSQPALPRDRPLLPAPRRAGLPSPGTGSFRQPPAEPVCPPQGWAPPASPLQSRCALPRDGCLLPAPRMAGLPSPGTGPSCQPCAELACPPQEWAPSTSPPSCHSARQPHPGMGPSWQPPTEPACRPQGQPSPPSSPP
- the BCL7B gene encoding B-cell CLL/lymphoma 7 protein family member B isoform X3, translated to MSGRSVRAETRSRAKDDIKKVMAAIERVRKWEKKWVTVGDTSLRIFKWVPVADSKEKEKSKTSSSTAREPNGFPVDSSANSSLLLEFQDETSNQSSLSDVYQLKVDSSPNSSLSPQQSESMSPAHTSDFRTDDSQPPTLGQEILEEPCLPPSQVADEPPTLTKEEPVPLETQSWAAFCPASPAVSVLQF